The DNA window gtatttttttactctttctctttttgcagTCTTtagatcggtcagggttcatttcactgcatgttgtactggttatatctatgtatgtgacaaagaaTCTTAATATTGAAATCTTGAGTGGGATCACTATCTGGTAAtcaatttacaataaaatatacttttatttacttcacAACATTAAATTGTCTGAAGGCGCTTCACTCTATCCCCATCTATGTAGCCATATATTGTAAAGTAATGTATTTTGCAATTCATCCGATAAGGATTCGGCAGCAGTACATTACGGTTTTACCGTAAGTTGCATGCTAAACTTCCGTAGTGTTTACGTCGTAGTTGTAGACTTGTAAAGTAAGGCAATAACTGCTTAGTTACTACTGCAGCAGTTCACGGTAAATACGGACAGAATTAACCGGCAAGGAGCCATGCCTGCGTGTTTAGGAACTGTAACAGTACGAAAACAGATACAGACCGGTGTGAAACAAATGTATGTGAGGCTGCATTACATCGCAGCGATGTTTGTATGGTGCACTTTTGTCATTCCTCTCAGTCGATGTGAATTTACTACgtatattttacagtaaaaatgtaataCGTATTTTACTAGTAATGTAAGCCGTTATGAAAGAAACTTAATGTTAAAGGACTGCTTggaatgctacagtaaaaaatTTGTGGTATACATGTTTCGTATAGTAATGAAATGTATACACGTCAGTTAAGTCATACATCTTGTCTTTATAGACTTTGAAGAGGTCTGTCGACAGAGGGATCAAAGGTGAATATTTTGAAGCTGCTGTCTACCACCAGTTGTTTGAGAATGACCGAGGAGAAGGTTTCAAGTGTACATGGTGTTTTAAATAAAGACTGACTATTGAGAAATGTTGATGCTATGAAAGTCATCTGTCACTTTTCTCTACAGATTTCTGCTGGAGAAAGACATTTCCAAGGAGAAAGTGATAAACGGTATGCTTTGTGCACTTCGAGAAGTGAGCATTGCCACTACATCAGTTTGCTATAGAAATAGAAGCTTAATATgttagttgttaaaatcttatctatctGATTTAAGGTAACCCAGGGTTTTGGGTTACAATTTACTAcctggaagactattccatatttcaGCAGTATGCTGTAAATGCATTTGCTGTAGGAAGAGAAGCATAGTATTTTATAGGTGATTGTTATTGCTTAATATGTTATAGTTGGTAATCTTATCTAGGtttgatttaaaggaacctagGGTTTTAGTTTGCGCTACACTAGTACGAAGACTTTTCTGTACTGTaggtacatgctgtgtaaaaaaaaaaaaagtgcttccttaaatttaatttaaaatattaaaattaagacTTGTTTATACAACAGCACATTGAATATATAGTGGCAGAGGTGCTTTTTCCCCAATATGGTAAATGGCCATGATATTGATTTTAAGGTATATTTGTGTCTGTGAGATTAGTAATTTGTAGCATTTGTAATAAATCGCATTGTAGTGACaggaaaaattgaaatacatGTGAGAAACCCATCTGTTCGTGTTGAGGTGAAGCTTatgtaatattgttttgcaGTGTGACTTCACAGGTAAGTGTGTCATTTTAACAATGAAAGTCATGTTAGAGATTGATTGTAGGATAAGGATTGTAATGcttcataaaatgtttagtgtgtaaattgtggtttactgtccAGACACTTCAATATTGATTTAGCTGCATCACTGATTCTAAGTAGCTGAGATGTGTCAGTGTACATAGTtctcacagaaaaacagcattgtaattgctttaagtaatgcatatcaattaaacttagttttgtgataactgataattactgagtcaccacacactgcacaaccataaaatgttttctacatgtaacccatatggaacactgttggaaactggcagaagagaagacgctatgaagttccatccaaggaggaacaacttgacagatgcatcattcgagcagttcataaaatgtttagtgtgtaaattgtggtttactgtccatacatttcaatattaatttagcTTCATCACTGATTCTTAGTAGCTGAGATGTGTCAGTGTACATAGTTCTCACAGAACAgcattgtaattgttttaatacatatcaatcaaaattagttttgtgatatctgataattactgagtcaccacacacactgcacgACCATAAAATGTCTTCGACATGTAACCTGTATGGAACACTGTTggaaactggcagaagagaagACGCTATGATGTTCCatccaaggaggaacaacttgacagATGCATCATTCGAGCAGTTGTTTGAGGTGGTACTTTGCTGATGGTaactcagtggtaccttgcttgttggggatttgaacctgtgattTTAAATTACAAGTGTACATCCCTAGCTATTAGGACGTATAATTGAGATGTCAGTGCAAAGTAAGGTTGTAAGCAGGTGTGCCTTgtgttgtcccccccccttgTTCATTTGCAGATGCCTCGCACCAAGGCGTCCAAGCGTTcagcagcagcgaagaagaggctGATGGACCGGCGGCGAGCTGCTGATAGTTTTGATGTGGCTATGACCGATGACGGGGTTACGTCTTTTCCCCCCTACCGGAATACCAAAAAGATCACGACTGTGACTTTCCCGACGAGCCACGACCAACAACCTGAGCAGGCCGTACAGCTGCGGCCTGACTCTGTCATGGCTATGACTGACGGGGTTatttcttttcccccctactggaataccaaaaagatccagactgtgactttcccgacgagccatgaccaccaggttcccaccctgggtgccatttgtaGGACTGATGACGAGTTGTATATGCCTTCTTTTTATAAAGACAAGGCTTTGACTGACGAGGTTGTGCAGCCACCTCCTAAAAGAAAGGCTGCAGCTATACAACCATCTAAACGACCATCTAAAAAACCATCCATGAGACCATCTAACTCAGCACTTGAAGTGTCAAACTCTGTTCCAAACAATTGTCCAAAGCGTTGTCCGAAGCATTGTCCAAAGCGTTGTCCGAAGCGTTGCCGTTTGGCAAAAACATTGGCAAAACCCTTGGCAAAACCCTTGCTAAAACCCTTGCTAAAACCCTTGCTAAAACCCTTGCTAATGTCTGAACAAAAAAGTACCCTGGCTCAACAGCAGCATATGAACCCTGTAACTGTCTGTGCACCTactcattttcctcaggcacgTACTGTGAGAGGCTCCTTCCATCAAGGACACCCACGATTTGGAGTCAACAGTAACAAGCAATGTGTTGCTAATAGTTTGATTGCTATAGTGATGTGTAAGGTAAAGAATGTTTTAACCTGGTCAGTCACAGACATTGATCAAGTACTGCTGAATGGAGATGACCTCTACACtaccatcagagatgctgggAGAATTCGAGATGCTTCTGGGTATCTGTTCGTGAGAGATCTACCAACTGAGTACACATTGAATGGtgataaatttgaaataaactaccatgatgacatgtttgttggcttGTTTGGTGTGAGCGAATATGGAGATATGTGCAACATTCTCATGTCAGCTGATCAAGCGGTAAGAAGAGTATTCTCACTGTATGATGCGTGTCTTTTTAGTCttaaagtaaatacatgtgccatcattaagcaagggtcatggtatgtggtgatcgactcccattcccgacgaggagatggagcaagCGACGCATCAGGCAGAAGTATATTGGTGTACCACTCTGACATAGATTCTTTGCTAGACCATGTGAATACCCTAGGACTgtctttagatgcaacaggggaacagtttgagattacagctgtgagtgtgaccAGTCGAAGCATCCTGCAGCAGCATCCAGATGGTAACTCCTCAGTCACCAGTCTCAACCAGTCTACCAGCATGTCAGACCATCCAGACGGTAACTCCTCAATGACCAGAGTCCAGCAGTTTGCCAGCATGTCAGAGAGCCAATATGGTGTGGTAAGGCCAAATGTGACAGATGATGCAGAACCTGAGGTTAATATGCACGTGGGCAATGAAGGTGATGTAGTTTTTGTCAGTGAGCTATGCAGTGAGCAGTTTTTCTTCAGTCCTTTGACAACACAGCAGCAAAGAAGTTTTTCCTGTAAGCTTGGTGTGGTGTACATTGATCATGGTCATGTAAACATGGCTGCACAGTTTCCAATGGGTGACCCTTGCAGAACGGTGCCTATTACTGGTGATggtaactgctttttcagatctCTGGCTTTTGCTATTACTGGAAATGAGAAAGAGCACAGGAAAATTAGATGTGCTATTGTTGCTCAGATACTAAGAAATCAATCCAGGTATGTTGCTTGTCTTAGAGATGGTCACTCTTCTGTCACTGAGTATGTCACTGCATCACGGATGAAATATGTTGGTACTTGGGCATCTGAGATAGAGATTCAAGCTGCTGCTGATCTGCTTGGTGtgcatattttcacatactccaataacaaatggttgaagtactccacatgtattggttctgatcagagaggtatatacctgaaacattgtaatgagtcacaTTATGAGGCTGTAACTTGTGTAAAAGGGCGTGATACTGAGGGTTGTGCCACACGATGCTCTGAAATTGACAATACACCATCTGAAATGGCATCAAGTCGACGAAAACTGGAACGAGAAAAAAGACGGTATGACATAAGTGATGTATACAGGGAGGAACAACTTGCCAGAAAGATGAAGCGCTACCATGATGATGACAACTACCGAGACCACGTTAAACAATCAGGTATCAGTAAGTATGCCACAGATATGGAGTACCGCAAATGTGtacagcagtcaagtgtaagtaaatatgctACAGACACTGAACATAGACAAtgtgtgcagcagtcaagtgtcaagaaatatgccacagatattgaacacaggcaacatGTGAAGCAATCAAGTGTgaagaaatatgccacagacattgaacacaggcaacatgtgcagcagtcaagtctcaagaaatatgccacagacattgaacacaggcaacgtgtacagcagtcaagtgtcaagaaatatgccacagacattgaacacaggcaacgtgtgcagcagtcaagtgtcaagaaatatgccacagacagtaaacacaggcaacgtgtgcagcagtcaagtctcaagaaatatgccacagacactgaacacaggcaacgtgtgcagcagtcaagtgtcaagaaatatgccacagacactgaacacaggcaacgtgtgcagcagtcaagtgtcaagaaatatgccacagacattgaactcaggcaacgtgtgcagcagtcaagtgtcaagaaatatgccacagacactgaacacaggcaacgtgtgcagcagtcaagtgtcaaaaaatatgccacagacattgaacacaggcaacgtgtgcagcagtcaagtgtcaaaaaatatgccacagacattgaacacaggcaacgtgtgcagcagtcaagtgtcaaaaaatatgccacagacattgaacacaggcaacgtgtgcagcagtcaagtgttaagaaatatgccacagacgttgaacacaggcaacgtgtgcagcagtcaagtgtcaagaaatatgccacagacgttgaacacaggcaacgtgtgaagcagtcaagtgttgATAGATACAAAACAAATAGCTATTTTGCTAATACagtaaaaagcaaaaatattgAGAAAAGGACTAAGGAGAAGGATAAACGGAAAGATATTCAGTATGTGATTGAACAGTTCagagacaaaataaatacaggaCCTGTATACATTTGCTCAGTATGTCATCGAATGTTGTTTAAGCACCAAGTTGTGATATGCAGAAAAGATCAATACTTAAGAAAATCACAGGCAGTTGCATTACTGGCATTGCAGTGCATCACTGACACATACTTGCACAAATGTATAGATACTTGTTCTGACAATTGTAGCAGTCTGATGGGCCCTACTAGTTCATTGTGGATTTGTCACACATGTCATAGAAAGATTCTTGATGGGAAAATGCCAGCAGAGAGTGTTGGAAACAGTCTAGCTGTAGACCCAGTTCCTCCTGAGTTGCAGTGTCTAAATTCTCTGGAACAACATCTGATTGGTATTCATATTCCTTTCATGAGAATTgtgtctttgccaaaaggtggacaaaatggtgttcatggtcctgTGACTTGTGTCCCGTCAAGCATTTCGAATGTAGCTGAATCTTTACCAAGAGTGAACGATGATGACCTTATGATTCGTGTGAAGCTGAAGCGGAAGTTAACTTACAAAGggcattacaaatatgaatttgtgcatccAGAAAAAATCAAGAAGGCTTTGGTGTATCTTACAGAGAATAACAAATTTTACAGCAATGTGCAGTTCAACGATGACTGGATCAATCCCCTGCAGAAAACTGAAGAAGTACCTAGTGATGTAAGTGACATACATGTAGATGAAGAGCGTAATGAAAATATCATGGAGGATGAGGAAATGGATGAAACTCTGCATgatagacaacaacatggcatgtatatggatacgtgtcttcaacctgtagacatagcacaagagatcttggatcagcactttgatggaatcatgtctatggcacctgcagaaggaaacaatccagtgaggcttctaactgatgagtcaaatgaagctaaatgttttccagtccttttcccaaaaggaaCAGGTACTTTTCATGAGAGAAGGAAGGaaaaactgacactgtgtaggtatttaaatacaagaattcttaatgcagatggacgttttggaaaaaacttagactatatattttatgggcagtatttgtctgagcttcagcaggttgtgtcaaatgtgtccATTGCTGTGAGAAAAGGATATGATGCATGGGATAAGTCTACTGTTacatcagaaactttgacaaataaggagtctctacaaaagatgttcaattttgatgaaggttataaatttctaagaccaatcagaggcacccctgttttttggcaaagtgttcagaaagatctCTTTGCAATGGTAagacagcttggtattcccacatggttttgctccttttcttctgctgatttaCGCTGGACAGAACTGATGACAGCAATCTTCAAACAAGATGGTATAGATGCATCAAGTGCTGAGCTCGACTGGTCAGAAAGGTGTGCACTcttgaaaaacaatcctgtaacagctgccagaatgtttgaTTATCGATTCCACTGCTTTCTGAAAGATGTCATCATGTCAGAAGCACAACCCATTGGCAAAATAGTTGATTATTTCTACAGAATAGAATTTCAACAACGaggatcacctcacactcactgtttgttttgggtggaagatgcacctaaggttggcaaagatgatgaagatgaaatatcagctttcattgatcactatgtgacatgtgaaatgccagagggtaatgatgaaatgcatgaaattgtatgtagtgtacagcaacatagtaagaggcactcaaaaacatgcaaaaaaaaagggaaaacttgtagattcaatttcccacgtcctccaagcaacagaacatttgtgtCATCATGCAAACTTGGAGATGGtcagacagacggacagcccctgaaaaaagaagtagcagatgctataatgaaaaaagtgaaggatgcTGTACTAAACCCTGATGCCAACTATGACTCTGTTGATTCCTTATTTAGTACAATTGGTATCAGTCAGGAAATGTTTGAAGCTGCGTACTcaagaatcacaaagaaaactaccattgttcttaagaggagaccatgtgaagtgtgggtgaaccaatataacagagaccttttacgctgttggaatgcaaacatggacattcagtttgtggtcgatgcatattcatgtattgtgtacatcatttcctacatttccaaagctgagagagagatgggactcctcctggcaaatgctcagaaagaggccacccagcaaggtaaccttgatgcaaaagaagctcttcggcaacttggcagtgttttcctacacaatcgtgaagtttcagctcaggaaagtgtttatcgtctgactaacatgaggttgaaagagggatcacgaaaggtgcagtttatcccaactggagaaaatgtggtaaaaatgagccttccattgaacgtcatacggaagaaagctgagtgtgagaatgaggatgaacaaggaatttggatgaacagtatcactgatagaTATAAAGCTAGACCAGAAACAGAAGTGTTTGCAGGAATGTGCCTGGCGAGATTTGTATCTGAGTACAGAATACTATCTAAGTCTCAAAGCTCATGCCATGGAAGTGTGCAGTTGGACAGAAAATTAGGATTTGTGAAAaaaaggacacgcacagatgcagctgttgttcggtatgctcgcttttcacccacgaaggacccagaaaaatattaccacagcattttgcaactttttctgccacattatttcgatgcacagttaaaaccttctacttttggcagttaccaggaattctatgagactggttgtgtcaagtttcttgatgatgaattgcattcagtgaaactggttgtggagtcaaacatgtcaagttttgaaaaggaatcacGTTCAATAGACAAAGCTCAGGAAGACCTACAGCTGCATGGTGCAATGGAAGATGCTTGGGCAGAGATTTGTCCAGAGACTGAACGTGAACGGTTAGAGTGTCTTGCCAGCAAATCCAACATTACACCAGAAATGAGAGAACAAcgtgatgagataccagatttgttaccaaGAACGAGTCGCTATATGTTGCAtgacaatccttgtggtatgtccaggcaggaagcgttggctttgcttcgctcactgaaTAACAAACAATCTGAAATCTTTTACAAAATACGAAACTGGTGTTTACAGAAGGCACGTGGTGAaaacccagaaccatttcatgtattcatatctggacctggaggtgtgggcaagtcagtcttgatcaaagcaataCATTATGAGGCAGCTCGTATCTTGCGTCAGTTGTCACATAATCCAGATGAGACACATGTGTTACTGACTGCTCCAACTGGAGTTAGTGCTTACAACATAAAAGCTGCAACGATACACACCTGTTTCCATATTGCAACAGATGTAAAGTTGCCATAtgaaccacttggagatgaaaaaataaattcat is part of the Paramormyrops kingsleyae isolate MSU_618 chromosome 25, PKINGS_0.4, whole genome shotgun sequence genome and encodes:
- the LOC140582758 gene encoding uncharacterized protein yields the protein MPRTKASKRSAAAKKRLMDRRRAADSFDVAMTDDGVTSFPPYRNTKKITTVTFPTSHDQQPEQAVQLRPDSVMAMTDGVISFPPYWNTKKIQTVTFPTSHDHQVPTLGAICRTDDELYMPSFYKDKALTDEVVQPPPKRKAAAIQPSKRPSKKPSMRPSNSALEVSNSVPNNCPKRCPKHCPKRCPKRCRLAKTLAKPLAKPLLKPLLKPLLKPLLMSEQKSTLAQQQHMNPVTVCAPTHFPQARTVRGSFHQGHPRFGVNSNKQCVANSLIAIVMCKVKNVLTWSVTDIDQVLLNGDDLYTTIRDAGRIRDASGYLFVRDLPTEYTLNGDKFEINYHDDMFVGLFGVSEYGDMCNILMSADQAQHPDGNSSVTSLNQSTSMSDHPDGNSSMTRVQQFASMSESQYGVVRPNVTDDAEPEVNMHVGNEGRDTEGCATRCSEIDNTPSEMASSRRKLEREKRRYDISDVYREEQLARKMKRYHDDDNYRDHVKQSGISKYATDMEYRKCVQQSSVDKMVFMVL